A window of Actinomadura rubteroloni contains these coding sequences:
- a CDS encoding FHA domain-containing protein, protein MAVCPAGHTSAAADYCDVCGELIGAAPARAPVCPDCGTPGVDRFCEACGYDFATGRGAPTRTAGWVAVVAADPAYFATVRAGDGPDTGGLAFPSHAPERTIPLTGPEVRIGRRGGSDTPEIDLREPPGDPGVSRRHAVLLARPGGWTLVDRGSTNRTCVNGSADPVPFHAEVPVGDGDRIHVGAWTTITLREIR, encoded by the coding sequence ATGGCGGTCTGCCCCGCCGGTCACACCTCCGCCGCCGCCGACTACTGCGACGTCTGCGGCGAGCTGATCGGCGCCGCCCCCGCACGGGCCCCCGTCTGCCCGGACTGCGGCACGCCCGGCGTGGACCGGTTCTGCGAGGCGTGCGGCTACGACTTCGCGACCGGACGCGGCGCGCCCACCCGCACCGCCGGCTGGGTCGCGGTCGTCGCCGCCGACCCCGCCTACTTCGCGACCGTCCGCGCCGGGGACGGCCCCGACACCGGCGGCCTCGCGTTCCCGTCCCACGCGCCGGAGCGGACGATCCCGCTGACCGGCCCCGAGGTCCGCATCGGACGGCGCGGCGGCTCCGACACCCCCGAGATCGACCTGCGCGAGCCGCCCGGCGACCCCGGCGTGTCCCGCCGGCACGCGGTGCTGCTCGCCCGGCCCGGCGGCTGGACGCTCGTCGACCGGGGTTCCACGAACCGGACCTGCGTGAACGGATCGGCCGACCCCGTCCCGTTCCACGCCGAGGTCCCGGTCGGCGACGGCGACCGCATCCATGTGGGCGCCTGGACCACGATCACGCTCCGGGAGATCCGATGA
- a CDS encoding glutamate ABC transporter substrate-binding protein, translating into MRITALVLAAGAALATAGCAVAGADGDSITRKDALVVGVNPDQPGLGLRTGGTYSGFDVDVARQIARRLGVGTVTFKPVTSATRESLLRSGAVDMVVASYSITPERKTKVLFGGPYYVAHQDILVRKDESGIRNVRDLKGRRLCEVPGSVSFPRVTRERGVPAVSVRADTYGECLGKLRSGELDAVSTDDLILAGLAAQAARDGGTPLRIVGAPISEEPYGVGLNSADIDGCEAVNKAITTMYQDGTAARLLRTWFGPVGLRATTTVPQFEGCD; encoded by the coding sequence ATGCGGATCACGGCGCTCGTCCTGGCGGCGGGTGCCGCGCTCGCCACCGCCGGTTGCGCGGTGGCGGGCGCCGACGGCGACTCGATCACCCGCAAGGACGCGCTGGTCGTCGGCGTCAACCCCGACCAGCCGGGCCTCGGCCTGCGCACCGGCGGCACCTACAGCGGCTTCGACGTCGATGTCGCCCGGCAGATCGCGCGGCGCCTCGGCGTCGGGACGGTGACGTTCAAGCCCGTCACGTCCGCGACCCGCGAGAGCCTGCTGCGGTCGGGCGCGGTGGACATGGTCGTGGCCAGCTACTCGATCACACCGGAGCGCAAGACGAAGGTGCTCTTCGGCGGGCCGTACTACGTGGCGCACCAGGACATTCTGGTCCGCAAGGACGAGAGCGGCATCCGGAACGTCCGGGACCTCAAGGGCCGGCGGCTGTGCGAGGTGCCCGGCTCGGTGTCGTTCCCGCGCGTGACGCGCGAGCGCGGCGTGCCCGCCGTGTCCGTCCGCGCCGACACCTACGGCGAGTGCCTGGGCAAGCTGCGGTCCGGGGAACTGGACGCGGTCTCCACCGACGACCTCATCCTCGCCGGGCTCGCCGCGCAGGCGGCCCGCGACGGGGGCACGCCGCTGCGGATCGTCGGCGCACCGATTTCCGAGGAGCCGTACGGCGTCGGGCTGAACAGCGCGGACATCGACGGCTGCGAGGCCGTCAACAAGGCGATCACGACGATGTACCAGGACGGCACGGCCGCGCGCCTGCTGCGGACTTGGTTCGGTCCGGTCGGGCTGCGGGCGACGACGACGGTGCCGCAGTTCGAGGGCTGCGACTGA
- a CDS encoding serine/threonine-protein kinase, which produces MPPSSGTPAPPTTRSAPSGAPRCTVPGCAGTITDGYCDVCGMPPGQGSEPAPPTVASAPASGASRGSRGTGSVRTGSARTGSSRSSGRRGMLGAGLVEVPRVPYRDPSTAVLADAEVAENKRFCGNCGEPVGRGRGDRPGRAEGFCPKCGTRFSFTPKLVAGDLVGGQYEVLGCLAHGGLGWIYLAKDRNVSDRWVVLKGLLDTGDVDSLAAAAAERAFLAEVEHPNIVKIYNFVQHAGDGYIVMEYVGGRSLKEILSATRATGADALPLGQAIAYALEVLQAFGYLHAQGLLYCDFKPDNVIQSEEQLRLIDLGGVRRVDDQVSAIYGTVGYQAPEISDVGPSVTSDLYTVGRTLAVLSFPFRGYTGKYATSLPARAEVPLLVRHESFDRFLRRATHRDPAERFQDAAEMAEQLTGVLREVLAVEDGRPRPAPSGLFGPERTVPGTEGDAGTALPPVAPAEAAAALPVPLVDGADPAAGFLAGLTALEPAQLAAAVAAAPRQTPEVRLTLARVKIELGDAAGAWTALDEVADELPGDWRIEWYRAVALLAAGRLAEAEPRFDRLYGLVPGEAAPKIALAYCREVSAPREAARLYDLVWRTDQGHINAAFGLARVYLRAGDRTSAVAVLDSVPRTSIRHVHAQAAAVATAVRGRPEGEPAPAELIGAGDRLAALDLDERRRDRLAAEVLEAALGTVRRGGTAQGSVLGVPLAEQPLRRRLEETYRALARHTRDREDRRGLIDAANAVRPRTLL; this is translated from the coding sequence ATGCCTCCTTCCTCCGGCACTCCGGCGCCGCCGACCACGCGGTCCGCCCCGTCCGGCGCGCCGCGCTGCACGGTGCCGGGCTGCGCGGGGACGATCACCGACGGCTACTGCGACGTCTGCGGCATGCCGCCCGGCCAGGGCTCCGAGCCCGCGCCGCCGACCGTGGCCAGCGCGCCCGCGAGCGGCGCGTCCCGGGGCAGCCGGGGCACCGGCTCGGTGCGGACGGGCAGCGCGCGGACCGGGTCGTCGCGGTCGTCCGGACGGCGCGGGATGCTCGGCGCGGGCCTGGTGGAGGTGCCGCGCGTCCCCTACCGCGACCCGTCCACGGCGGTGCTCGCGGACGCCGAGGTCGCCGAGAACAAGCGGTTCTGCGGCAACTGCGGCGAGCCGGTCGGCCGGGGGCGCGGCGACCGGCCCGGCCGCGCCGAGGGCTTCTGCCCGAAGTGCGGGACGCGGTTCTCGTTCACGCCGAAGCTCGTGGCGGGCGACCTGGTCGGCGGGCAGTACGAGGTGCTCGGCTGCCTCGCGCACGGCGGGCTCGGCTGGATCTACCTCGCCAAGGACCGCAACGTCAGCGACCGGTGGGTGGTGCTGAAGGGCCTGCTGGACACCGGCGACGTCGACTCGCTGGCCGCGGCGGCGGCCGAGCGCGCGTTCCTCGCCGAGGTCGAGCACCCCAACATCGTCAAGATCTACAACTTCGTGCAGCACGCGGGCGACGGCTACATCGTCATGGAGTACGTCGGCGGCCGGTCGCTGAAGGAGATCCTGTCGGCGACGCGCGCGACCGGCGCCGACGCGCTCCCGCTCGGCCAGGCCATCGCCTACGCGCTCGAAGTGCTCCAGGCGTTCGGGTACCTGCACGCGCAGGGCCTGCTGTACTGCGACTTCAAGCCCGACAACGTCATCCAGTCCGAGGAGCAGCTCCGGCTGATCGACCTCGGCGGCGTCCGGCGCGTGGACGACCAGGTCAGCGCGATCTACGGGACGGTCGGCTACCAGGCGCCGGAGATCTCCGACGTCGGGCCGTCGGTCACGTCCGACCTCTACACCGTCGGGCGGACGCTCGCGGTGCTCAGCTTCCCCTTCCGCGGCTACACCGGGAAGTACGCGACGAGCCTTCCCGCGCGGGCGGAGGTCCCGCTGCTGGTGCGGCACGAGTCGTTCGACCGGTTCCTGCGCCGCGCGACGCACCGCGACCCGGCCGAGCGATTCCAGGACGCCGCCGAGATGGCCGAGCAGCTCACCGGCGTGCTGCGCGAGGTGCTGGCGGTGGAGGACGGCCGGCCGCGTCCGGCGCCGTCCGGGCTGTTCGGCCCGGAGCGGACGGTGCCGGGCACCGAGGGCGACGCGGGGACGGCGCTGCCGCCGGTCGCGCCCGCCGAGGCCGCCGCCGCGCTGCCCGTCCCGCTGGTGGACGGCGCGGACCCGGCGGCCGGTTTCCTCGCGGGCCTGACCGCGCTCGAACCCGCGCAGCTCGCGGCGGCCGTCGCGGCGGCGCCCCGGCAGACGCCCGAGGTGCGGCTGACGCTGGCCCGCGTGAAGATCGAGCTGGGCGACGCGGCGGGCGCGTGGACGGCCCTGGACGAGGTCGCCGACGAGCTGCCCGGCGACTGGCGCATCGAGTGGTACCGGGCCGTCGCGCTGCTGGCGGCGGGCCGGCTCGCCGAGGCCGAGCCGCGCTTCGACCGGCTCTACGGGCTGGTGCCGGGCGAGGCCGCGCCGAAGATCGCGCTCGCCTACTGCCGCGAGGTCTCGGCGCCGCGCGAGGCCGCCCGCCTCTACGACCTGGTGTGGCGCACCGATCAGGGCCATATCAACGCCGCGTTCGGCCTCGCCCGCGTCTACCTGCGGGCGGGCGACCGGACGTCGGCGGTCGCGGTGCTGGACTCGGTGCCGCGCACGTCGATCCGGCACGTCCACGCGCAGGCGGCGGCGGTCGCGACGGCCGTGCGCGGACGGCCCGAGGGCGAGCCCGCGCCCGCCGAGCTCATCGGCGCGGGCGACCGGCTCGCCGCGCTGGACCTGGACGAGCGGCGCCGCGACCGGCTCGCCGCCGAGGTCCTGGAGGCCGCGCTCGGCACCGTCCGGCGCGGCGGGACGGCGCAGGGTTCGGTGCTCGGCGTGCCGCTGGCCGAGCAGCCGCTGCGCCGCCGCCTGGAGGAGACCTACCGGGCGCTCGCCCGGCACACCCGCGACCGCGAGGACCGGCGCGGGCTGATCGACGCCGCCAACGCGGTCCGGCCGAGGACGCTGCTGTGA
- a CDS encoding vWA domain-containing protein → MSEPRFDISVDQNKYLPAGGTRVHAIVSVEASGGAVAAPSGAAAEVIIIDTSGSMAYPATKLRSAVDAAVAAVDTLRDGVHFAIVAGNDTARMVYPATNELVKASEATRAKARAALRKLKAFGGTAIGSWLRLADELFDAHQDGVRHAILLTDGKNQHETDEELDAVLFRCGGRFVCDCRGVGTDWKVAELRRVASALLGSVDIVADPQDLVADFQAMTEAAMGKAVADVLLRVWTPQTATLTFVKQVMPSVEDLTGRRVPSGPQAGDYPLGAWGAESRDYHVCVEVAPNEVGKELRAAWVKLVVPGGAGQEEKVLASGNVLAAWTDDEAESTRINPRVAHYTGQAELADVIQQGLRAREEGDLATATARLGRAVQLADEAGNDPITALLRKVVDVEDAATGTVRLKRDVDKADEMSLDTRSTKTVRTRGGGA, encoded by the coding sequence ATGAGCGAGCCGCGGTTCGACATCAGTGTCGACCAGAACAAGTACCTCCCGGCGGGCGGGACGCGGGTCCACGCGATCGTGTCGGTGGAGGCGAGCGGCGGGGCGGTGGCCGCGCCGTCCGGGGCCGCCGCCGAGGTGATCATCATCGACACGTCCGGGTCGATGGCGTACCCGGCGACCAAGCTGCGGTCGGCCGTGGACGCGGCGGTCGCGGCCGTGGACACGCTGCGCGACGGCGTGCACTTCGCCATCGTCGCGGGGAACGACACCGCGCGCATGGTGTACCCGGCGACGAACGAGCTGGTGAAAGCCAGTGAGGCGACCCGCGCGAAGGCCCGCGCCGCCCTGCGCAAGCTGAAGGCGTTCGGTGGGACGGCGATCGGTTCCTGGCTGCGGCTCGCGGACGAGCTGTTCGACGCCCACCAGGACGGCGTCCGGCACGCGATCCTGCTCACCGACGGCAAGAACCAGCACGAGACGGACGAGGAGCTGGACGCCGTCCTGTTCCGCTGCGGCGGGCGGTTCGTCTGCGACTGCCGGGGCGTCGGCACCGACTGGAAGGTCGCCGAGCTGCGCCGCGTCGCGTCGGCGCTGCTCGGGAGCGTGGACATCGTCGCCGACCCGCAGGACCTGGTCGCCGACTTCCAGGCGATGACCGAGGCGGCGATGGGCAAGGCCGTCGCGGACGTCCTGCTGCGCGTGTGGACGCCCCAGACCGCGACGCTGACGTTCGTCAAGCAGGTCATGCCGTCGGTGGAGGACCTGACCGGGCGGCGCGTCCCGTCCGGACCGCAGGCGGGCGACTACCCGCTCGGCGCGTGGGGCGCGGAGAGCCGCGACTACCACGTCTGCGTCGAGGTGGCCCCGAACGAGGTCGGCAAGGAACTGCGCGCGGCGTGGGTGAAGCTCGTCGTGCCGGGCGGCGCCGGACAGGAGGAGAAGGTGCTCGCGTCCGGGAACGTCCTCGCCGCGTGGACGGACGACGAGGCCGAGTCCACCCGCATCAACCCGCGCGTCGCCCACTACACCGGCCAGGCCGAACTCGCCGACGTCATCCAGCAGGGGCTGCGCGCCCGCGAGGAGGGCGACCTCGCCACCGCCACGGCGCGGCTCGGCCGGGCCGTCCAGCTCGCCGACGAGGCCGGCAACGACCCGATCACCGCGCTGCTGCGCAAGGTCGTGGACGTGGAGGACGCCGCGACCGGCACCGTCCGGCTGAAGCGCGACGTCGACAAGGCCGACGAGATGTCGCTCGACACGCGGTCCACCAAGACCGTGCGGACGCGCGGCGGCGGGGCCTGA
- a CDS encoding PP2C family protein-serine/threonine phosphatase yields MTEEQGMGKTADALCPACAEVVYSGDEFCEACGHRLGGAAAPPAPTAPACAGCAATAVDADGYCGVCGLKQPAARDHFEVEVPGAAGVSDRGRRHSRNEDYLTLVPSPGGFAAVVCDGVGSSPDPDRASRAAAEAGSAALAARLAAGEDPEAATHAAVLRAAEAVAALAPSPHEAPSCTYVSAVTGPGTVTVGWVGDSRAYWLASGGGTAGDDVLGPSRQLTDDDSWAAIMVARGALTEAEAEAHPNAHVITGWLGADAEQVTPHVRTFAVDRPGTVLVCSDGLWNYFPAADGLAAVAGDAAPLEAARTLVRHALEAGGRDNITVTLLPVTARNGAGAP; encoded by the coding sequence GTGACGGAGGAACAGGGCATGGGCAAGACGGCGGACGCGCTCTGTCCCGCCTGCGCGGAGGTCGTCTACTCCGGCGACGAGTTCTGCGAGGCGTGCGGGCACCGGCTGGGCGGCGCGGCGGCGCCCCCGGCGCCGACCGCACCGGCGTGCGCGGGCTGCGCCGCCACGGCCGTGGACGCCGACGGCTACTGCGGCGTGTGCGGGCTGAAACAGCCCGCCGCGCGCGACCACTTCGAGGTCGAGGTGCCGGGCGCGGCGGGCGTGAGCGACCGGGGCCGCCGGCACAGCCGCAACGAGGACTACCTGACGCTGGTGCCGTCACCTGGCGGGTTCGCGGCGGTGGTGTGCGACGGCGTGGGCTCGTCCCCCGACCCCGACCGGGCGTCGCGGGCCGCCGCCGAGGCGGGGTCGGCGGCGCTCGCCGCGCGGCTGGCGGCGGGCGAGGACCCCGAGGCCGCGACGCACGCCGCCGTGCTGCGCGCCGCCGAGGCCGTCGCGGCGCTCGCCCCGTCGCCGCACGAGGCGCCGTCGTGCACCTACGTGTCGGCGGTGACCGGCCCCGGCACGGTGACGGTCGGCTGGGTCGGCGACAGCCGCGCCTACTGGCTCGCCTCCGGCGGCGGGACGGCCGGGGACGACGTGCTCGGGCCGTCCCGGCAGCTCACCGACGACGACTCGTGGGCCGCGATCATGGTGGCGCGCGGCGCGCTGACCGAGGCCGAGGCCGAGGCGCACCCGAACGCCCATGTGATCACCGGCTGGCTCGGCGCGGACGCCGAGCAGGTCACCCCGCACGTGCGGACGTTCGCCGTCGACCGGCCCGGGACCGTCCTCGTGTGCAGCGACGGCCTCTGGAACTACTTCCCGGCGGCGGACGGGCTCGCGGCCGTCGCGGGCGACGCCGCGCCGCTGGAGGCGGCCCGGACGCTCGTCCGGCACGCGCTGGAGGCCGGCGGACGCGACAACATCACGGTGACCCTGCTGCCGGTCACCGCCAGGAACGGAGCGGGTGCCCCATGA
- the dxr gene encoding 1-deoxy-D-xylulose-5-phosphate reductoisomerase yields the protein MGTVTPPTDFSADRTAGITPLPHDGPRRTPRDVVVLGSTGSIGTQALDVIRRNPDRFRVVALAAGGGRVDLLAEQALEFRPDVVAVARASAAQDLQLAFYAAASKGGYATGDHPIPKIVAGPDAVAEAATLPCDVVLNGVTGALGLASTLAALDAGRTLALANKESLIVGGPLVKQRARPGQIVPVDSEHSALAQCLRGGRAEEVRRLVLTASGGPFRGRTRAELAGVTPDEALNHPTWDMGPVVTINSATLVNKGLEVIEAHLLFDVPMDRIGVMVHPQSVIHSMVEFTDGSTLAQTSPPDMRLPIALGLDWPDRVPDAAPSLDWTAAHTWELFPLDDEAFPAVALARRAGGLGGTFPAVYNASNEVCVEAFRAGRLPFTGIVDTIARVVEEHEAGRTGAEPSPSLDDVLAADAWARTRAGELTGAG from the coding sequence ATGGGCACCGTGACGCCTCCTACCGACTTCAGCGCCGACCGCACCGCCGGCATCACCCCCTTGCCGCACGACGGCCCCCGCCGCACGCCCCGCGACGTCGTCGTGCTCGGCTCGACCGGCTCCATCGGCACCCAGGCCCTCGACGTGATCCGCCGCAACCCCGACCGGTTCCGCGTCGTCGCGCTGGCGGCGGGCGGCGGCCGGGTGGACCTGCTCGCCGAGCAGGCGCTGGAGTTCCGCCCGGACGTGGTGGCGGTCGCGCGGGCGTCCGCCGCCCAGGATCTCCAGCTCGCGTTCTACGCGGCGGCGAGCAAGGGCGGCTACGCGACCGGCGACCATCCGATCCCGAAGATCGTCGCCGGGCCGGACGCGGTCGCCGAGGCCGCGACGCTGCCGTGCGACGTCGTGCTGAACGGCGTGACCGGCGCGCTCGGGCTCGCGTCCACGCTCGCCGCGCTGGACGCCGGACGGACGCTCGCGCTCGCCAACAAGGAGTCCCTGATCGTCGGCGGCCCGCTGGTGAAGCAGCGTGCGCGCCCCGGGCAGATCGTCCCGGTGGACTCCGAGCACTCGGCGCTCGCGCAGTGCCTGCGCGGCGGCCGGGCCGAGGAGGTGCGGCGGCTCGTCCTGACGGCGAGCGGCGGCCCGTTCCGCGGCCGGACGCGCGCCGAACTGGCCGGGGTCACGCCGGACGAGGCGCTGAACCACCCGACCTGGGACATGGGCCCGGTCGTGACGATCAACTCGGCGACGCTGGTCAACAAGGGCCTGGAGGTCATCGAGGCGCACCTGCTTTTCGACGTCCCGATGGACCGCATCGGCGTGATGGTCCACCCGCAGTCGGTGATCCACTCGATGGTGGAGTTCACGGACGGGTCCACGCTCGCCCAGACCAGCCCGCCCGACATGCGGCTGCCGATCGCCCTCGGCCTGGACTGGCCCGACCGCGTCCCCGACGCCGCGCCGTCCCTGGACTGGACGGCCGCGCACACCTGGGAGCTGTTCCCGCTGGACGACGAGGCGTTCCCCGCGGTGGCGCTCGCGCGGCGCGCGGGCGGGCTCGGCGGGACGTTCCCGGCCGTCTACAACGCGTCCAACGAGGTGTGCGTGGAGGCGTTCCGCGCGGGACGGCTGCCGTTCACCGGGATAGTCGACACCATCGCGCGGGTAGTGGAGGAGCATGAGGCCGGGCGGACGGGCGCGGAACCGTCGCCCTCGCTGGACGACGTGCTCGCCGCCGACGCCTGGGCGCGGACCCGGGCCGGGGAGCTGACCGGGGCGGGCTGA
- a CDS encoding SDR family oxidoreductase codes for MDLGLNGRRAAVAAASGGLGLGSARALLAEGARVAICGRDEARITAAAAELGPDAHPIVADVGTPEGATAFVAAARAALGGVDVLVTNAGGPPPGGFAATPVDAYRAALDLNLMSTVAMCHAAVPEMRERGWGRIVAITSVAVRQPNPNLILSNTARAGATAFLKTLAREVAADGVTVNSLQPGLHATDRLRQLWDGDLEAAAREVPTRTTGSPEDFGAFVAYLCSRQAAFVTGASIQVDGGQYAGLL; via the coding sequence ATGGATCTCGGACTGAACGGCCGCCGCGCGGCGGTCGCGGCGGCGTCGGGCGGACTCGGGCTGGGCAGCGCGCGGGCGCTGCTCGCCGAGGGCGCCCGGGTGGCGATCTGCGGCCGGGACGAGGCCCGGATCACCGCGGCGGCGGCCGAACTCGGCCCGGACGCCCACCCGATCGTCGCCGACGTCGGCACCCCGGAGGGCGCGACCGCGTTCGTGGCCGCGGCGCGCGCGGCGCTCGGCGGCGTGGACGTCCTCGTCACCAACGCGGGCGGCCCGCCCCCCGGCGGCTTCGCCGCGACGCCCGTGGACGCCTACCGCGCGGCCCTCGACCTCAACCTGATGTCGACGGTCGCGATGTGCCACGCGGCCGTCCCGGAGATGCGCGAGCGCGGCTGGGGCCGGATCGTGGCGATCACGTCGGTGGCGGTGCGCCAGCCGAACCCGAACCTCATCCTGTCCAACACGGCGCGGGCCGGGGCGACGGCGTTCCTGAAGACACTCGCGCGGGAGGTCGCGGCCGACGGCGTCACGGTGAACTCGCTCCAGCCGGGCCTGCACGCGACCGACCGCCTGCGGCAGCTCTGGGACGGCGACCTGGAGGCGGCGGCCCGCGAGGTGCCGACGCGGACGACCGGCTCGCCGGAGGACTTCGGCGCGTTCGTCGCCTACCTGTGCTCGCGGCAGGCCGCGTTCGTCACCGGCGCCTCGATCCAGGTGGACGGCGGCCAGTACGCCGGCCTGCTCTGA
- a CDS encoding extracellular solute-binding protein — MRLKVGPGAARGTRRTGAAAGLAALVLALGGCGGGEGHKAEAAPVAGTVGGGEGELNLVVLPGDIENGGTDRRVDWVTPFQERTGCTVSWRTARDAQEMTDLVSNPARRYDGVLAPPEVAGRLVAGRQVAPVNTDLVDGYKKLEPKLRNLLRQDGKVYGVPYTWGSNVLMYDARTVAPPSSWGAVYDPDQARRYAGRLVMRDTPLSVADVALYLKQHDRKLKIKDVYSLSPRQLAAVRGILAKQRPSVRAYWKTPASAVSAFAADGAVLGVGSPYQADVLGRAGHGVRTTDPAEGVTGWATAWMVGARAAHPNCMYEWLRWTATPDVQQQVAEWSGVAPANPQACSGERAKSGFCVAYRVGDRGRLDRIVFARTPTAVCGGGPDKGERKCTDYIEWTRVWIEATKLG, encoded by the coding sequence ATGCGGCTGAAGGTCGGGCCGGGGGCCGCGCGCGGGACCCGCCGGACGGGCGCGGCGGCGGGGCTGGCCGCGCTGGTCCTGGCGCTCGGCGGATGCGGCGGCGGCGAGGGGCACAAGGCCGAGGCCGCGCCCGTCGCCGGAACGGTCGGCGGCGGCGAGGGCGAGCTGAACCTCGTCGTGCTGCCCGGCGACATCGAGAACGGCGGCACCGACCGCCGCGTCGACTGGGTCACCCCCTTCCAGGAGCGGACGGGCTGCACGGTGAGCTGGCGCACCGCCCGCGACGCCCAGGAGATGACCGACCTCGTGAGCAACCCGGCGCGGCGCTACGACGGCGTCCTCGCCCCGCCCGAGGTCGCGGGACGGCTCGTCGCGGGCCGCCAGGTCGCGCCGGTCAACACCGACCTCGTGGACGGCTACAAGAAGCTCGAACCGAAGCTGCGGAACCTGCTGCGCCAGGACGGGAAGGTCTACGGCGTCCCCTACACGTGGGGCTCCAACGTCCTGATGTACGACGCGCGGACCGTGGCGCCGCCGTCGAGCTGGGGCGCGGTGTACGACCCGGACCAGGCGCGGCGGTACGCGGGACGGCTCGTCATGCGCGACACCCCGCTCAGCGTCGCCGACGTCGCGCTGTACCTGAAGCAGCACGACCGCAAGCTGAAGATCAAGGACGTGTACTCGCTGTCGCCCCGGCAGCTCGCGGCGGTGCGGGGGATCCTGGCCAAGCAGCGGCCGAGCGTCCGCGCGTACTGGAAGACCCCGGCGTCGGCCGTGTCGGCGTTCGCGGCGGACGGCGCGGTGCTCGGCGTCGGGTCGCCCTACCAGGCGGACGTCCTCGGACGCGCCGGGCACGGCGTCCGCACGACCGACCCGGCCGAGGGCGTGACCGGCTGGGCGACCGCGTGGATGGTCGGCGCCCGCGCGGCGCACCCGAACTGCATGTACGAGTGGCTGCGGTGGACGGCGACGCCGGACGTCCAGCAGCAGGTCGCCGAGTGGTCCGGCGTCGCGCCCGCCAACCCGCAGGCGTGCTCGGGGGAGCGCGCCAAGTCCGGCTTCTGCGTCGCCTACCGCGTCGGGGACCGAGGCCGGCTCGACCGCATCGTCTTCGCCCGCACGCCCACGGCCGTCTGCGGCGGCGGCCCCGACAAGGGCGAGCGCAAGTGCACGGACTACATCGAGTGGACGCGCGTCTGGATCGAGGCCACCAAGCTGGGTTGA
- a CDS encoding helix-turn-helix transcriptional regulator produces MANVATHPSDPAARRVNDNALTAAEIASLALSLAHLGAGPQAATARRALRALLDAEDGFDAVAAETLDTLTTAQDAATADRARVIASAITEHRVVRLCYGDAGANVTIREVEPVTCLVHRDHWYLVGWCRMRRGIRAFRFDRILAVESTGLPARPRRADHYLPFQGRRAA; encoded by the coding sequence ATGGCGAACGTTGCGACGCACCCCTCCGACCCGGCCGCCCGCCGGGTGAACGACAACGCGCTCACCGCCGCCGAGATCGCCTCGCTGGCGCTCTCCCTGGCCCACCTCGGCGCCGGCCCGCAGGCCGCGACCGCGCGCCGCGCCCTGCGCGCCCTCCTCGACGCCGAGGACGGCTTCGACGCGGTCGCCGCCGAGACCCTCGACACCCTCACGACGGCGCAGGACGCGGCCACGGCCGACCGCGCCCGCGTCATCGCCTCGGCCATCACCGAGCACCGCGTCGTCCGGCTCTGCTACGGCGACGCGGGCGCGAACGTCACGATCCGCGAGGTCGAGCCGGTGACGTGCCTCGTCCACCGCGACCACTGGTACCTGGTCGGGTGGTGCCGGATGCGGCGCGGCATCCGCGCGTTCCGGTTCGACCGGATCCTCGCGGTCGAGTCCACCGGGCTGCCCGCCCGGCCGCGCCGCGCCGACCACTACCTGCCGTTCCAGGGCCGCCGGGCGGCCTGA
- a CDS encoding ATP-binding cassette domain-containing protein, producing the protein MRLDDVGFRYHRRGPWILRDVTLELAPGRVVEVTGVNGAGKSTFLRLVAGLRRPRRGRVTGRPRRVGYAPERFPVAQPFTVRAYLTHMAALRKRRDDVIGAWSERLGFAHLLDVRLPELSKGSAQKVGLAQALLHEPDLLILDEPFAGLDARTRDELPALVAERAADGATVVISDHQGVLGPIRDRDRLLVADRTIRVLDAAEKAGEPGRASRGERYARLEVTVEEAQAETVEEGLRAAGHRVRRLS; encoded by the coding sequence GGTCCGTGGATTCTTCGTGATGTGACGCTCGAACTGGCTCCGGGACGGGTCGTCGAGGTGACCGGCGTCAATGGCGCGGGCAAATCGACCTTCCTCCGCTTGGTGGCAGGGCTGCGGCGGCCACGGCGTGGAAGGGTGACCGGACGTCCTCGGCGCGTCGGTTACGCGCCGGAGCGGTTTCCCGTCGCCCAGCCGTTCACCGTCCGGGCCTATCTGACGCACATGGCCGCTTTGCGCAAGCGGCGTGACGACGTCATCGGCGCATGGTCCGAACGGCTGGGGTTCGCTCATCTTCTCGATGTCCGGCTGCCCGAGCTGTCGAAGGGCAGTGCCCAGAAGGTCGGGCTCGCGCAAGCCCTGCTCCACGAGCCCGACCTGCTGATCCTCGACGAGCCGTTCGCCGGGCTCGACGCGAGGACCCGGGACGAGCTGCCCGCGCTGGTCGCCGAGCGGGCCGCCGACGGCGCGACCGTCGTCATCAGCGATCACCAGGGCGTGCTCGGCCCGATCCGCGATCGCGACCGTCTCCTGGTGGCCGATCGGACGATCCGCGTCCTTGACGCGGCCGAGAAGGCAGGGGAACCCGGGCGGGCTTCGCGTGGAGAACGGTACGCACGGCTCGAAGTGACCGTCGAAGAGGCACAGGCGGAGACTGTTGAAGAGGGTCTGCGTGCGGCGGGTCATCGAGTCCGGAGACTGTCGTGA